One Setaria viridis chromosome 3, Setaria_viridis_v4.0, whole genome shotgun sequence DNA window includes the following coding sequences:
- the LOC117850342 gene encoding uncharacterized protein produces the protein MENPLHGSGQQPSPQLPGYLASPVAAAPQQACTNPIAPGLGAMSCPPPAAAVDWASLLLPCAPGSLHVGTTMPQQAVAGAGAGEVESGGGGAVVVAGGCGGSSSSTSGDGDKATRAGGGKGGGRGRKKASQPRFAFQTRSENDILDDGYRWRKYGQKAVKNSAYPRSYYRCTHHTCNVKKQVQRLAKDTGIVVTTYEGVHNHPCEKLMEALSPILKQLQLLSQLQCSTNQLI, from the exons ATGGAAAACCCACTGCATGGTAGCGGCCAGCAACCGAGCCCACAGCTGCCTGGGTACCTCGCCTCGCCGGTTGCCGCCGCGCCACAACAGGCGTGCACCAATCCGATTGCTCCGGGTCTCGGGGCGATGAGCTGcccaccgccggcggccgcggtggacTGGGCGTCGCTGCTTCTCCCGTGCGCGCCGGGGTCGTTGCACGTTGGGACGACGATGCCGCAgcaggcggtggcgggcgcgggcgcgggtgaggttgagagcggcggcggcggcgctgtggtggtggctgggGGTTGTGGGGGTAGCAGTAGTAGCACGTCTGGAGATGGCGACAAGGCAACGAGAGCTGGTGGTGGGaagggcggcgggagggggaggaagaaggcaaGCCAGCCGCGGTTCGCGTTCCAGACGCGGAGCGAGAACGACATCCTCGACGACGGCTACCGGTGGAGGAAGTACGGCCAGAAGGCCGTCAAGAACAGCGCGTATCCCAG GAGCTACTACCGGTGCACGCACCACACGTGCAACGTGAAGAAGCAGGTGCAGCGGCTGGCCAAGGACACGGGCATCGTGGTGACCACGTACGAGGGCGTGCACAACCACCCGTGCGAGAAGCTCATGGAAGCTCTCAGCCCCATCCTCAAGCAGCTCCAGCTCCTCTCGCAGCTCCAGTGCAGCACTAATCAGCTCATCTGA